A window of Trichomycterus rosablanca isolate fTriRos1 chromosome 5, fTriRos1.hap1, whole genome shotgun sequence contains these coding sequences:
- the si:dkey-228d14.5 gene encoding transmembrane protein 150A codes for MVFWIVIPISLSAVSFIGCWTVYAIALNFNHVCPLSNWQYSNSCPTNETDTCCTGSNVPTISGSGTNFPENSLFSATINASSFLFVVFSIFHHAHILDKNSAHSFFSKCGMVLGCGAAVGAFVAGNCNPKELLLLHNIGAALSFVCICFYTVLLTHLTNKCVLTGLEYFLYPLRIIFSIIQVLMTIFYCIFFAQKGFYYKHISAIFEWTLSINLELFELSYAVEFYSFSSAMLSILLSERNEERHLILS; via the exons TGCATTAAACTTCAACCATGTCTGCCCACTAAGTAACTG GCAATACAGTAACTCTTGTCCGACAAATGAAACTGATACTTGCTGCACAGGAAGTAATGTACCCACCATAAG TGGAAGTGGAACCAATTTTCCAGAAAATTCCTTGTTTAGTGCTACAATCAATGCTAGTTCGTTTTTAT TTGTGGTTTTCAGTATTTTTCATCATGCACATATCCTGGATAAGAACAGTGCACACTCCTTCTTCAGTAAATGTGGAATGGTCTTAGGCTGTGGCGCAGCTGTTGGTGCCTTCGTGGCTGGAAACTGCAAT CCAAAAGAGCTGTTGTTACTGCATAACATTGGTGCTGCTCTGAGCTTTGTTTGTATTTGCTTCTACACTGTGCTATTGACCCATCTGACCAACAAGTGTGTACTCACCGGACTGGAGTACTTCCTTTACCCATTGCGCATTATCTTCTCCATCATCCAGGTCCTAATGACCATTTTCT ACTGCATCTTCTTTGCACAAAAGGGCTTCTACTACAAGCACATCTCTGCCATCTTTGAGTGGACGCTCAGCATTAACCTGGAGCTCTTTGAACTTAGCTATGCTGTGGAGTTTTACTCTTTCTCGTCAGCAATGCTCTCAATACTTTTATCAGAGAGAAATGAAGAAAGGCATCTAATTTTGTCTTGA
- the eif4e1c gene encoding eukaryotic translation initiation factor 4E family member 1c: MATSEPRGPESEEGSNDSSTPAVVNPEQYIKHPLQNRWALWYFKNDKSKSWTENLRLISKFDTVEDFWALYNHIQQPSKLGFGCDYCLFKDGIKPMWEDDRNKLGGRWLMTLNKQQRHNDLDRYWMETLLCLIGESFDEASEDVCGAVVNVRPKGDKISIWTGNCQNRDAIMTIGQQYKERLNIPLKCLIGYQSHDDTSSKSGSTTKNMYSV, encoded by the exons ATGGCGACTTCGGAGCCG AGAGGACCTGAAAGTGAAGAAGGCTCAAATGATAGTTCTACACCAGCTGTTGTCAATCCTGAACAGTACATTAAACACCCTTTGCAAAACAG ATGGGCTCTCTGGTATTTCAAAAATGATAAGAGCAAAAGCTGGACAGAAAACCTGCGTCTGATCTCCAAGTTTGACACAGTGGAAGATTTCTGGGC ATTATATAACCACATACAGCAACCCAGCAAGCTTGGATTTGGCTGTGATTACTGCTTATTTAAG GATGGCATCAAACCGATGTGGGAGGATGACAGAAATAAACTTGGAGGAAGGTGGTTAATGACACTTAACAAGCAGCAGCGACACAATGATCTCGACCGCTACTGGATGGAGACT CTGTTGTGCTTAATTGGTGAGTCCTTTGATGAGGCAAGTGAAGATGTATGTGGAGCTGTAGTTAATGTTCGACCAAAAGGGGATAAAATATCCATCTGGACAGGCAACTGCCAAAATAGGGACGCTATAATGACGATAGG GCAACAATACAAAGAGCGCTTGAATATTCCCCTCAAATGCCTAATTGGATACCAGTCCCATGACGACACCTCTAGCAAAAGTGGCTCCACGACAAAGAACATGTACTCAGTTTGA